Genomic segment of Dactylococcopsis salina PCC 8305:
TTCTAAATTTTTATCCCAAAAACTGATCTGTAGTTTCGCTTTGTTAGTAACCAGTGGCGTGACCATTATCTCCCCACTTCCTGCAAAAGCACAAGTTAATTCAGTTTATCAGCTATCTGATGTTGAACCCACAGACTGGGCATTTGAAGCGCTACGATCGCTGATTGAGCGCTATGGTTGTATCTCAGGATATCCCGATGGAACATATCGCGGCAACCGTGCTTTATCCCGTTACGAATTTGCAGCCGCCCTCAATAGTTGTCTGGGAAGTATAAACCAAATGATCCTTAACCAAGATCAACCTCTTCCAGAATCAGATTCCGCAACAATTGAACGCCTCCAGCGAGACTTTAGCCAAGAATTAAGTCAACTCGCCACTCGGGTAGATAATCTAGAAAACCGTGTTGCAGCCATTGAAGAAACCCAGTTTTCCACCACAACCAAACTTAGTGGTAACGTTTACATGAACCTCACCGGTGCAACAGCCAGCGATGATATTCTAGTAGAAACCAATGACCTTGACGCGCCTCTAAACTTGCGTCGTGCGGGACGAGATAGCAGTGGTGATCCACTGGTTCAAACCGAAACAGACGATCCAGAGATTACCTTCAGTTACTATACTCTACTTAACTTTAATACTAGCTTTAGTGGGCGCGATCGACTGGTGACACAATTTGCAGTCGGAAATGGTACATCCCCAGCCAATAGCTTTGTTTCCGCAGGACTATTTAACACCTTTGGAACACCATTCACCGACCAAACTGGAGCGCCCAACGCTGGACAGGTAACGGTCAGAGAACTATTCTACAGCTTCCCTGTCAATGAGAAATTACAAGCAGTTGTGGGAGCAAGAGTCAACTGGTATCGTTACTTTGATGGTAACAGCTACACCTTCTTTTTACGCGGTGCAAGTAGCTACAACGCCAGTGGTGGAACATTGGCGAACCCAGTAGATCGCGGTGCGGGAGCCGTTCTGTTATGGGATATTAATGATAAGTTAGGGTTTAATGTTGGTTATTTAGGAGAAAACACAGAATTTCTTCCCTCGGCATTTTTCAATACAGTCTCTGATGCAGATGAGGGGTTATTTGACGGAACTTGGTCAGCAACGGCGCAACTCACCTATGATCCTAGTCCAAAGACCACTATCCGTTTATTTTACACTCGTTCTCAATCGGATAATAATGTTCCGCTTT
This window contains:
- a CDS encoding iron uptake porin — protein: MKNNQTISKFLSQKLICSFALLVTSGVTIISPLPAKAQVNSVYQLSDVEPTDWAFEALRSLIERYGCISGYPDGTYRGNRALSRYEFAAALNSCLGSINQMILNQDQPLPESDSATIERLQRDFSQELSQLATRVDNLENRVAAIEETQFSTTTKLSGNVYMNLTGATASDDILVETNDLDAPLNLRRAGRDSSGDPLVQTETDDPEITFSYYTLLNFNTSFSGRDRLVTQFAVGNGTSPANSFVSAGLFNTFGTPFTDQTGAPNAGQVTVRELFYSFPVNEKLQAVVGARVNWYRYFDGNSYTFFLRGASSYNASGGTLANPVDRGAGAVLLWDINDKLGFNVGYLGENTEFLPSAFFNTVSDADEGLFDGTWSATAQLTYDPSPKTTIRLFYTRSQSDNNVPLFDQNGNLTGFGVGGAVGEPIYGVADDGFGGTIDPTQANTIGLNFEWEFARNLGLFGRYTYATADIDPENQTRSGGDINMQAFQLGLAFPNLGKEGALGTFSFVVPFDVLDGEEFLVSGAGDGGTQLDFEATYYYPVNDNFALVPAVYVIANPNNFEDNGTIFVGNLRMQFSF